A DNA window from Nitratidesulfovibrio sp. contains the following coding sequences:
- the anfG gene encoding Fe-only nitrogenase subunit delta, with protein MGDAMKDDVMKDRIEQFVDYIMKKCLWQFHSRAWDRTRQNEGILTRTRQLLCDEPVDISTPDARCYWVDAVCLADAFRARYAWLADMSKDEIAALMQGLHERIEFLTVTGSLNLELTDQKY; from the coding sequence ATGGGCGACGCAATGAAGGATGACGTGATGAAGGACCGCATCGAGCAGTTTGTCGACTACATCATGAAGAAGTGCCTGTGGCAGTTCCACTCCCGCGCCTGGGACCGCACCCGCCAGAACGAGGGCATCCTGACCAGGACAAGGCAGCTTCTGTGCGACGAGCCGGTGGACATTTCCACCCCGGATGCCCGCTGCTACTGGGTGGACGCCGTGTGCCTGGCCGACGCCTTCCGCGCCCGCTACGCGTGGCTGGCGGACATGAGCAAGGACGAGATCGCCGCGCTCATGCAGGGGCTGCACGAACGTATCGAATTCCTGACCGTTACGGGTTCGCTGAACCTCGAACTGACCGACCAGAAGTACTAG
- the anfD gene encoding nitrogenase iron-iron protein, alpha chain: MPYHLFKCSECIPEREKHAVIKGPGETVTDALPLGYLNTIPGSISERGCAYCGAKHVIGTPMKDVIHLSHGPVGCTYDTWQTKRYISDNDNFQLKYTFATDMKEKHIVFGAEKLLKQTIIDSFKAVPHIKHMTIYQTCASALIGDDINAIAQEVMEEMPDVDIFVCNSPGFGGPSQSGGHHKINIAWINQKVGTFEPEITSDYVINYVGEYNIQGDQEVMQDYFSRMGIQVLSTFTGNGSYDGLRGMHLAHLNVLECARSAEYICNELRQRYGTPRLDIDGFGFEPLGNSLRKIGLFFGIEDRAQAIIEAETARWKPELEWYKARLTGKRVCLWPGGSKLWHWAHVIHDEMGVDVVSVYTKFGHQGDMEKGIARCEEGALAIDDPNELEGLEAMDMLQPDIIFTGKRPGEVAKKVRVPYLNAHAYHNGPWKGFEGWVRFARDIYNAIYSPIHELAKLDISKDEIPADKGFVTRRMLSDANLPDEVRNDPNTRPYTGKYDSLVDLRGKTYPTFEPQAVAV; the protein is encoded by the coding sequence ATGCCTTACCATCTCTTCAAATGCAGCGAATGCATACCCGAGCGTGAAAAGCACGCCGTCATCAAGGGCCCCGGCGAAACGGTGACCGATGCGCTGCCCCTCGGCTACCTGAACACCATTCCGGGCTCCATTTCCGAGCGTGGCTGCGCCTACTGCGGCGCAAAGCACGTCATCGGCACGCCCATGAAGGACGTCATTCACCTGAGCCACGGCCCCGTGGGCTGCACCTACGACACGTGGCAAACCAAGCGCTACATCAGCGACAACGACAACTTCCAGCTCAAGTACACCTTCGCCACCGACATGAAGGAAAAGCACATCGTGTTCGGGGCGGAAAAGCTGCTGAAGCAGACCATCATCGACAGCTTCAAGGCCGTGCCGCACATCAAGCACATGACCATCTACCAGACCTGCGCATCCGCCCTCATCGGCGACGACATCAACGCCATCGCGCAGGAAGTGATGGAAGAAATGCCCGACGTGGACATCTTCGTGTGCAACTCGCCGGGCTTCGGCGGCCCCAGCCAGTCGGGCGGGCACCACAAGATCAACATCGCCTGGATCAACCAGAAGGTGGGCACCTTCGAGCCGGAGATCACCAGCGACTACGTGATCAACTACGTGGGCGAATACAACATCCAGGGCGACCAGGAGGTCATGCAGGACTACTTCAGCCGCATGGGCATCCAGGTGCTGTCCACCTTCACCGGCAACGGTTCGTACGACGGCCTGCGCGGCATGCACCTGGCCCACCTGAACGTGCTGGAATGCGCCCGCTCGGCGGAATACATCTGCAACGAACTGCGCCAGCGCTACGGCACGCCGCGCCTGGACATCGACGGCTTCGGCTTCGAGCCGCTGGGCAACTCGCTGCGCAAGATCGGGCTGTTCTTCGGCATAGAAGACCGCGCCCAGGCCATCATCGAGGCAGAAACCGCCCGCTGGAAGCCGGAACTGGAATGGTACAAGGCCCGCCTTACCGGCAAGAGGGTATGCCTGTGGCCCGGCGGTTCCAAGCTGTGGCACTGGGCCCACGTCATCCACGACGAAATGGGCGTGGACGTGGTGTCGGTGTACACCAAGTTCGGCCACCAGGGGGACATGGAAAAGGGCATCGCCCGTTGCGAGGAGGGGGCGCTGGCCATCGACGACCCCAACGAACTGGAAGGGCTGGAAGCCATGGACATGTTGCAGCCGGACATCATCTTCACCGGCAAGCGGCCCGGCGAAGTGGCCAAGAAGGTGCGCGTGCCCTACCTGAACGCCCATGCCTACCACAACGGCCCGTGGAAGGGGTTTGAAGGCTGGGTGCGCTTTGCGCGCGACATCTACAACGCCATCTACTCGCCCATCCATGAGCTGGCCAAGCTGGACATCAGCAAGGACGAAATCCCCGCCGACAAGGGCTTCGTCACCCGGCGCATGCTGTCGGACGCCAACCTGCCCGACGAAGTGCGCAACGACCCGAACACGCGCCCCTACACCGGCAAGTACGACAGCCTCGTGGACCTGCGGGGCAAGACCTACCCCACCTTCGAGCCGCAAGCCGTCGCGGTGTGA
- a CDS encoding P-II family nitrogen regulator produces MKEIIAIIRPKKMGATKEALDKLGFPCLTAVPVLGRGKQQGLAGEIGTEVNPKVLEQGKFRKMKYVPKRMISLVVPSASVDAVVGAIVAVNRTEQIGDGRIFICPVEDAMRVRTDEHGESAIL; encoded by the coding sequence ATGAAAGAGATCATCGCCATCATCCGCCCCAAGAAGATGGGCGCCACAAAAGAAGCACTGGACAAGCTGGGCTTTCCCTGCCTTACCGCCGTGCCGGTGCTGGGACGGGGCAAGCAGCAGGGCCTGGCTGGCGAAATCGGCACGGAGGTCAACCCCAAGGTGCTGGAGCAGGGCAAGTTCCGCAAGATGAAGTACGTGCCCAAGCGCATGATCTCGCTTGTGGTGCCCAGCGCCAGCGTGGACGCCGTCGTCGGGGCCATCGTGGCGGTGAACCGCACCGAGCAGATCGGCGACGGCAGGATATTCATCTGCCCGGTTGAAGACGCCATGCGCGTGCGTACCGACGAACACGGCGAAAGCGCCATCCTGTAG
- a CDS encoding P-II family nitrogen regulator, protein MALKMIKAIVRPEAADTVADGLAEAGFASMTMIHAFGRGKQKGITVGSMHYDELPRTMLVMVVEEASVEEILTLIKCKAYTGNFGDGKVFVSPVEDALTVRTGVKGL, encoded by the coding sequence ATGGCTCTCAAGATGATCAAGGCGATCGTGCGGCCAGAGGCCGCAGACACCGTGGCCGACGGCCTCGCCGAGGCGGGTTTCGCCTCCATGACCATGATCCACGCCTTTGGGCGGGGCAAGCAGAAGGGCATCACCGTGGGCAGCATGCACTACGACGAACTGCCCCGCACCATGCTGGTCATGGTGGTGGAAGAAGCCAGCGTCGAGGAAATACTCACGCTCATCAAGTGCAAGGCGTACACGGGCAATTTCGGCGACGGCAAGGTGTTCGTCTCGCCCGTCGAGGACGCGCTTACGGTGCGCACCGGCGTGAAGGGCCTGTAG
- the nifH gene encoding nitrogenase iron protein, which produces MTRKIAIYGKGGIGKSTTTQNTAAAMAHFHDKKIFIHGCDPKADSTRLILGGKPQETLMDVLREQGAEKVTIDKVVKNGFKNIRCVESGGPEPGVGCAGRGVITAIDLMENLGAYTEELDYVFFDVLGDVVCGGFAMPIRDGKAQEVYIVASGEMMAIYAANNICKGLLKYAKQSGVRLGGVICNSRKVDREREFLEEFTAAIGTQMIHFVPRDNIVQKAEFNKKTVTEYDPTENQALEYSLLGQKIIENTNFVIPKPLTMDELEAMVIKYGIAD; this is translated from the coding sequence ATGACCAGAAAGATCGCCATTTACGGCAAGGGCGGCATCGGCAAGTCCACCACCACGCAGAACACCGCCGCCGCCATGGCCCACTTCCACGACAAGAAGATCTTCATCCACGGCTGCGACCCCAAGGCCGACTCCACCCGCCTCATCCTGGGCGGCAAGCCGCAGGAAACCCTGATGGACGTGCTGCGCGAGCAGGGCGCTGAAAAGGTGACCATCGACAAGGTGGTGAAGAACGGCTTCAAGAACATCCGCTGCGTGGAATCGGGCGGTCCGGAACCGGGAGTGGGCTGTGCGGGGCGCGGCGTCATCACCGCCATCGACCTCATGGAAAACCTTGGCGCCTACACCGAAGAACTGGACTACGTGTTCTTCGACGTTCTGGGCGACGTTGTGTGCGGCGGCTTTGCCATGCCCATCCGCGACGGCAAGGCGCAGGAAGTCTACATTGTGGCATCCGGAGAAATGATGGCCATCTACGCCGCCAACAACATCTGCAAGGGCCTTCTGAAGTACGCCAAGCAGAGTGGCGTGCGCCTTGGCGGCGTCATCTGCAACAGCCGCAAGGTGGACCGCGAGCGCGAGTTCCTTGAAGAATTCACCGCCGCCATCGGCACCCAGATGATCCACTTCGTGCCGCGCGACAACATCGTGCAGAAGGCGGAATTCAACAAGAAGACGGTGACGGAATACGACCCCACCGAAAACCAGGCGCTGGAATACAGCCTGCTTGGCCAGAAGATCATCGAGAATACCAACTTCGTCATCCCCAAGCCCCTCACCATGGATGAACTGGAAGCCATGGTCATCAAGTACGGCATCGCCGACTAG
- a CDS encoding DNA cytosine methyltransferase: protein MCSKAITTRQARRTALRREPEPPIAVDLFCGCGAVTQGLKQAGFRVLSALDCDPVACETYATNHPDVHLVRDDIRAVEPLSLLPQGSLPAGGVDLLVVCAPCQPFSSQNRHRVGDERADLILQAPRFVAGLRPRLVFFENVPGLASPANHSQIRQLEAAFSAEGYTLGLPVRVDAADYAVPQRRMRCIMFAAAPGVPLPQLPQPITPEGARRTVRDALGDLPPLASGQATADPLHFARNHQEIALQRMRHIPKDGGSRFSLPPELELACHKGHKGHPDVYGRMGWGNVAPTLTTGCTDVTRGRFMHPRDDRAITLREAARLQSFPDEYSFVGCPAAIARQIGNAVPVQLAQVVACSAARTLSLLDQNQRSA, encoded by the coding sequence ATGTGTTCAAAGGCAATAACCACACGCCAGGCAAGGCGCACGGCACTTCGTCGCGAGCCCGAACCACCGATCGCCGTTGACCTCTTCTGCGGTTGCGGTGCGGTGACACAGGGCCTCAAGCAGGCCGGCTTTCGCGTGCTCTCGGCGCTCGATTGCGATCCTGTTGCCTGCGAGACCTATGCCACCAACCATCCAGACGTGCATCTCGTGCGCGACGATATCCGTGCCGTCGAACCCCTCTCGCTCCTGCCTCAGGGCAGCTTGCCTGCGGGGGGGGTCGACCTGCTTGTCGTGTGTGCCCCCTGTCAGCCTTTCAGCAGCCAGAATCGCCACCGGGTAGGTGATGAAAGGGCGGATCTCATACTGCAGGCACCCCGCTTCGTTGCTGGGCTGCGCCCCCGTCTTGTCTTTTTCGAAAACGTGCCGGGGCTGGCCTCACCGGCCAACCACAGCCAGATCCGGCAACTCGAAGCAGCATTTTCGGCAGAGGGCTACACCCTCGGACTGCCGGTTCGGGTGGATGCGGCAGACTATGCAGTTCCGCAGCGCCGCATGCGCTGCATCATGTTTGCAGCGGCACCGGGCGTGCCCCTGCCGCAACTGCCGCAGCCCATCACGCCGGAGGGTGCTCGCCGTACCGTACGGGATGCATTGGGCGATCTTCCCCCGCTTGCGTCGGGGCAGGCAACGGCTGACCCGCTCCACTTTGCCAGGAACCATCAGGAAATTGCCCTGCAACGCATGCGACACATCCCCAAGGATGGCGGCAGTCGTTTTTCGCTGCCGCCCGAGCTCGAGCTTGCCTGTCACAAGGGCCATAAAGGGCATCCCGACGTGTACGGGCGAATGGGGTGGGGCAACGTCGCCCCCACGCTCACGACGGGGTGTACCGACGTCACCAGGGGGCGCTTCATGCATCCGCGAGACGACAGGGCCATAACCCTGCGAGAAGCAGCCCGGCTGCAGTCATTTCCGGATGAGTACTCCTTTGTCGGCTGCCCGGCCGCCATCGCCCGGCAGATAGGCAATGCCGTGCCGGTGCAGCTTGCGCAGGTGGTGGCTTGTTCGGCAGCGCGAACGCTTTCCCTTCTCGACCAGAACCAACGGAGTGCATGA
- a CDS encoding ATP-binding protein produces MARVRVKARTLDMLGRQQMASIPNALHELFKNAYDAYADNVTARYYRQDALLVLHDDGVGMTERDFEERWLTLGTESKITEAERFGTDRENEEFLLSRPYADPNKPSRPSLGEKGIGRLAIATVGPQVFVLSRAERADGLQELVAAFINWTMFEAPGIEIDKIDIAVAAFPTDSLPDEDALRILLADARRNYLSLRPRIVPEIRKRIEAQLASCENALPRIADLVADIPLFAARGTAFIVCDTDPVLERDIDDRMDDFPPALLRFLRGFSNTMMPDKGDVPIRAAFFDHRRDGTVEDVLGDTEFFTPEEFRMADQHIEGTFDEYGQFSGTVQIYRDAPQPYTVAWDGAHHQPTKCGPFRIKFACLQGNPKESLLPPDRYKPLVEKLNNFGGLYVYREGIRVLPYGNSDQDYLFIETRRSKAAKDWYFSYRRIFGAVELTFEDNSELKEKAGREGFRENMAYRQFRNMLINLFRLLATDWFREKSSVYGTFWEQKNELQRQAELLEKREKSVIEKRKKLAREIDAFFGRIEAHEPEKAVERLRSRMNDVLMHVAEESPEEAARILLQIEAEMNEALAGLRETCRLVRPRSVGLTKKMQAELERANAITLRLESDLFTPFEKEVDERITQAIGAARALVSRRRRLQQALEQREKRENTRARAIVKHAREDADQLGKEVLARTREGLATLDATFKQAFADLERESLADMDDTAAMVLQDRIERNLASAVQGEVETLERLRDSLQAVLESLRENTLLNETTAALEDRGQVLQEELDRSTELAHLGTAIGIIQHEFNSSVVAIRNGLNRLKGAVSDDPGAQDSYSLVRASFEHLDTYLSMFAPLNRRLYRKPIELAGANIRKYLLQIFAERFKRHNVRWESTQAFERHAVTAFPATFLPPFINVVDNALFWLSRTSDGNLKDDDGSRTIFFDADATGYLVSNNGPGVAERDAEQIFELSYTRKLRGRGMGLAIARKALREAGYEITLEACGKDAFPVFKIWTSAPTPKRQEERHA; encoded by the coding sequence ATGGCCCGGGTCCGCGTGAAGGCACGGACGCTCGACATGCTCGGGCGTCAGCAGATGGCGAGCATACCCAACGCCCTGCACGAGCTTTTCAAGAATGCCTACGACGCCTATGCCGACAACGTCACGGCCCGCTACTACCGGCAGGATGCGCTGCTCGTTCTTCATGACGATGGCGTGGGGATGACGGAAAGGGACTTCGAGGAGCGTTGGCTTACCCTCGGCACCGAAAGCAAGATCACGGAAGCTGAACGGTTCGGGACGGACCGGGAAAACGAGGAGTTTCTGCTCAGCAGACCCTATGCGGACCCGAACAAGCCCAGCCGCCCCTCTCTTGGTGAAAAGGGTATAGGCCGCCTTGCCATTGCCACCGTGGGGCCGCAGGTTTTCGTGCTTTCCCGGGCTGAACGTGCAGATGGTTTGCAAGAGTTGGTGGCCGCGTTCATCAACTGGACGATGTTCGAGGCGCCCGGCATAGAGATCGACAAGATCGACATCGCCGTTGCAGCATTCCCGACGGATAGTCTCCCTGACGAGGATGCCCTGCGCATTCTGCTTGCGGATGCGCGTCGGAATTATCTTTCCCTGCGCCCCCGCATCGTGCCGGAAATTCGCAAGCGCATAGAGGCGCAACTGGCGTCATGCGAAAATGCGCTGCCGCGCATTGCCGATCTGGTGGCAGATATTCCGCTTTTTGCTGCCCGAGGAACGGCATTCATCGTGTGCGATACGGACCCCGTGCTCGAGCGCGACATCGATGACAGGATGGACGATTTCCCCCCGGCGCTTCTCCGGTTCCTTCGCGGCTTTTCCAATACCATGATGCCGGACAAAGGGGACGTACCCATCCGCGCGGCGTTCTTCGACCACAGACGCGACGGCACCGTTGAAGACGTCCTTGGCGACACGGAATTCTTCACTCCCGAGGAATTCCGCATGGCGGATCAGCATATCGAAGGCACATTCGACGAGTACGGTCAGTTCAGCGGAACGGTGCAGATCTACCGCGATGCACCCCAACCATACACGGTGGCATGGGACGGGGCACACCATCAGCCCACCAAGTGCGGTCCGTTCAGAATCAAGTTTGCGTGTCTCCAAGGGAATCCGAAAGAAAGTCTGCTGCCTCCGGACAGATACAAGCCCCTAGTGGAAAAGCTTAACAACTTCGGTGGGCTCTATGTGTATCGCGAGGGGATACGCGTTCTTCCCTACGGCAATAGCGATCAGGATTATTTGTTCATAGAAACTCGTCGCAGCAAGGCCGCAAAAGACTGGTACTTCTCCTACAGACGCATTTTTGGCGCCGTGGAGCTTACCTTCGAGGACAACAGTGAGCTGAAGGAAAAGGCAGGTCGCGAGGGTTTTCGCGAGAACATGGCCTATCGCCAGTTCCGCAACATGCTCATCAATCTCTTCAGGCTGCTTGCCACGGATTGGTTCAGGGAAAAAAGCTCCGTCTACGGTACGTTCTGGGAGCAGAAGAACGAGCTTCAGCGGCAGGCAGAACTGCTTGAAAAGCGTGAGAAAAGTGTCATTGAAAAGCGAAAGAAGCTTGCGCGGGAGATCGACGCATTCTTCGGGCGCATAGAGGCGCACGAGCCTGAAAAGGCCGTGGAGCGCCTGCGAAGCCGCATGAACGATGTTCTCATGCATGTTGCGGAAGAATCGCCCGAAGAAGCCGCACGCATTCTGCTGCAGATTGAAGCGGAGATGAACGAAGCCCTCGCCGGTCTGCGCGAGACATGCCGTCTTGTCCGCCCCCGTAGTGTCGGGCTTACCAAGAAGATGCAGGCCGAGCTCGAACGGGCAAACGCCATTACCCTCCGCCTCGAGTCGGACTTGTTCACCCCCTTCGAGAAGGAAGTGGATGAAAGGATAACCCAGGCCATCGGTGCCGCACGTGCGCTCGTGTCGCGCCGTCGCCGCCTCCAGCAGGCTCTGGAACAGCGGGAAAAGCGCGAAAACACCCGGGCGCGGGCCATCGTCAAGCATGCCAGGGAGGATGCGGACCAACTGGGCAAGGAAGTGCTTGCACGCACCCGGGAAGGTTTGGCCACGCTCGATGCCACCTTCAAGCAGGCCTTCGCTGATCTGGAGCGCGAATCCTTGGCGGACATGGATGATACCGCAGCCATGGTGCTTCAGGACCGTATCGAAAGAAACCTTGCTTCGGCAGTGCAGGGCGAGGTCGAGACACTGGAGCGTCTGCGCGACTCGCTGCAGGCGGTTCTCGAGTCCTTGCGGGAAAACACCCTGCTCAACGAAACGACGGCGGCCCTCGAGGACAGGGGGCAGGTTCTGCAGGAAGAGCTTGACCGCTCTACGGAGCTTGCCCATCTCGGCACAGCCATCGGCATCATCCAGCATGAGTTCAATTCGTCCGTCGTCGCAATCCGCAATGGCCTTAACAGGCTGAAGGGGGCCGTTTCGGATGACCCCGGCGCACAGGACAGCTACAGCCTGGTACGCGCCAGCTTCGAACATCTCGATACGTATCTTTCCATGTTCGCCCCCCTCAACCGACGCCTCTACCGGAAGCCCATCGAACTCGCGGGGGCGAACATTCGCAAGTATCTGCTGCAGATATTTGCCGAACGTTTCAAGCGCCACAATGTCCGGTGGGAGAGCACTCAGGCATTCGAACGGCATGCGGTCACCGCGTTTCCCGCTACCTTTCTTCCGCCGTTCATAAATGTCGTCGACAATGCCCTTTTCTGGCTTTCGCGCACGAGCGACGGAAACCTCAAGGACGATGACGGCAGCCGCACCATATTCTTCGATGCCGACGCCACCGGCTATCTTGTCAGCAACAACGGCCCCGGTGTTGCTGAACGGGATGCGGAGCAGATATTCGAACTTTCCTATACCCGAAAGCTGCGTGGCAGGGGGATGGGGCTAGCCATCGCCAGAAAGGCCCTGCGGGAAGCCGGGTACGAAATTACGTTGGAAGCATGTGGGAAGGATGCATTCCCCGTGTTCAAGATCTGGACATCAGCGCCCACCCCGAAGCGACAAGAGGAACGACATGCCTGA
- a CDS encoding response regulator receiver domain, with translation MPEAHLPVEEAPAPNALRTAALAACRERSREAALRFIRSVVVIDNDAYMGGVPQNAVNPLDVGEVTKAFAQQGINCAVYRPEQGEDIVGTCLQLLKQADAAIIDWHLGVGNDTGPCKEAIKALVMADVAHGAPVRLIIIYTAEEPAGVRDDLARYLTDLGLSSLPEGAGFGLQNARGRILVLKKTGENEVGGPAGLMPEERHYSAKPSELPRHVVDAFSDLVDGLVPSVALHAISAIRERSHDLLGAFNKGLDSSFLLHTALIPNKQDAHSFIVGLVSEENGKLVSGDGKIKSLVSPDSLKQYIAKTIESSTYRCATCSGTGRVRTACTLCRGNDRACVVCRGSGRYHKVCERCKGKKSWAISERSVLSVFESSAEVKNLPEIEKLLEIFCTPARDGGDGGYAFCRMSMLSAESETGTRPYTGKEVPVLHQGTMMVRTGEDGRPEVFVCIVPQCDAVRIRNEERLFPCIKGEMTSGINKASYVVRYGGEDKFVSIPKQISWKCMEAIAFNGEDSVLAVMNEADKFFYFTDVQGKRYRWLADLRQSHALKLASEAVPSLGRVGIDEFEWHRRIKEKIGQE, from the coding sequence ATGCCTGAAGCCCATCTGCCAGTCGAAGAGGCTCCTGCCCCGAATGCTCTCAGAACTGCAGCGCTCGCAGCCTGTCGTGAGCGCTCCAGGGAAGCTGCCTTGCGTTTCATTCGGTCTGTCGTCGTCATCGATAACGATGCCTATATGGGCGGCGTGCCGCAGAATGCTGTCAATCCGCTCGATGTCGGCGAGGTCACGAAGGCTTTTGCGCAGCAGGGCATCAATTGCGCGGTGTACCGTCCCGAGCAGGGTGAGGATATCGTCGGGACGTGTCTGCAGCTTTTGAAACAGGCTGATGCGGCCATAATCGACTGGCACCTGGGAGTCGGCAACGATACAGGCCCGTGCAAGGAAGCAATCAAGGCTCTGGTGATGGCTGATGTCGCTCACGGAGCGCCCGTGAGGCTCATCATCATTTACACTGCAGAAGAACCTGCAGGGGTACGCGACGATCTGGCACGGTACTTGACAGATCTTGGACTTTCCTCTTTGCCCGAGGGTGCTGGATTCGGCTTGCAGAATGCGCGGGGAAGGATTCTGGTTCTTAAGAAGACAGGCGAGAACGAGGTTGGCGGTCCAGCCGGGTTGATGCCGGAAGAACGCCATTATTCGGCGAAACCATCCGAGCTCCCCAGGCATGTTGTAGATGCCTTCTCCGATCTGGTTGATGGGCTGGTTCCTTCCGTGGCGCTCCACGCAATATCTGCCATACGTGAGCGTTCACATGATCTTCTTGGGGCTTTCAACAAGGGGCTTGATTCTTCGTTCCTTCTACATACGGCATTGATACCAAACAAGCAGGATGCGCATTCTTTCATCGTAGGGCTTGTGTCGGAAGAAAATGGGAAGCTTGTGAGCGGGGATGGCAAGATAAAGAGTCTTGTTTCACCTGATTCGCTTAAGCAGTACATAGCGAAAACAATAGAATCATCAACATACCGATGCGCGACGTGTAGTGGTACTGGACGTGTCCGCACGGCATGCACGCTGTGTAGGGGCAATGATAGGGCGTGCGTTGTGTGTCGGGGGAGTGGAAGATATCATAAGGTGTGTGAGCGGTGTAAGGGAAAGAAGTCGTGGGCAATTTCAGAAAGATCGGTGCTGTCGGTATTTGAATCTTCTGCTGAAGTTAAAAATCTTCCCGAGATAGAAAAACTGCTAGAAATATTTTGCACACCGGCTCGGGATGGTGGGGATGGTGGCTATGCTTTTTGCAGGATGTCAATGCTCAGTGCAGAAAGCGAAACAGGTACACGTCCATACACGGGAAAAGAAGTCCCTGTGCTGCACCAGGGAACGATGATGGTGCGCACTGGCGAAGATGGTAGGCCAGAGGTGTTCGTATGCATAGTGCCGCAATGCGATGCCGTTCGAATTAGAAATGAAGAGCGTCTTTTCCCGTGCATCAAGGGAGAGATGACAAGTGGTATAAATAAGGCGTCATATGTTGTGCGTTATGGCGGGGAGGATAAATTTGTATCTATCCCGAAGCAGATTTCATGGAAGTGCATGGAAGCTATTGCTTTTAACGGAGAGGACTCCGTTTTGGCTGTTATGAATGAAGCAGACAAGTTTTTTTATTTTACTGATGTGCAGGGAAAACGCTATCGCTGGCTTGCCGACCTTCGACAGTCCCATGCTTTGAAGCTTGCTAGTGAGGCTGTTCCCTCGTTGGGCAGAGTGGGGATTGACGAGTTTGAATGGCACAGGAGGATCAAGGAGAAAATTGGGCAAGAATGA
- a CDS encoding MerR family transcriptional regulator — protein MIRELLTLREIARRLDVPPSSIAYYKDRFARFLPAGEGRGRRLRYPVHVLDIFREIRSMYTRNVAAEQIEERLEELVAALSAPVGQHGQPGARSGARASGTGAEQHLRDRPRASDVMSGPNSSPGHLPDHSPDDASRMADGIPADPAVEGLPGMLDRMATLLQVQGHMLAELSSLRRQVEDLRADRDALLAAFDERAARLDEALDLLRRERTEAVTRLVDDYYTVVSGAAGAGPAGGDAGGAKAERGNAGGAEGAAGDGVHADAAGASQNASGQDTTGHDTSRQDTTDQESSAADARADGPSATGASGSASQAESGHARAGSGKDSATTPPATLFDRPLVIRRNGEYLGVSGRDKAFTLRELLALVDRHAARRHRVSMGWTRTSSAWVLRLTTDEPASGRQGGSRTHELTLQPVTTPSGNHVTRLSRLAINGDTVPDRFLLELFRNIKESYEFR, from the coding sequence ATGATCCGCGAACTGCTGACCCTCCGCGAAATCGCCCGCCGCCTCGACGTGCCCCCCTCCAGTATCGCCTATTACAAGGACAGGTTCGCGCGCTTTCTGCCCGCCGGAGAAGGGCGGGGCAGGCGGCTGCGCTATCCCGTGCATGTGCTGGACATCTTCAGGGAGATCAGGAGCATGTACACACGCAACGTGGCGGCGGAGCAAATAGAGGAACGGCTGGAAGAGCTTGTGGCCGCGTTGTCCGCCCCCGTGGGGCAGCATGGACAGCCGGGCGCCAGGTCGGGCGCGCGGGCGTCCGGCACCGGGGCGGAGCAGCACCTGCGGGACAGGCCCCGCGCATCCGATGTCATGTCGGGTCCGAACTCCTCGCCGGGCCACTTGCCGGATCATTCGCCGGATGATGCCTCGCGCATGGCGGACGGCATCCCCGCCGACCCCGCCGTGGAAGGCCTGCCCGGCATGCTCGACCGCATGGCCACGCTGCTTCAGGTGCAGGGGCACATGCTGGCGGAGCTTTCCAGCCTGCGCCGTCAGGTGGAGGATCTGCGCGCCGATCGCGACGCGCTGCTGGCCGCCTTTGACGAGCGCGCGGCCCGGCTGGACGAGGCGCTGGACCTGTTGCGCCGCGAACGCACCGAAGCCGTCACCCGCCTTGTGGACGACTATTACACGGTGGTGTCGGGGGCTGCGGGCGCCGGGCCGGCGGGGGGCGATGCAGGCGGTGCCAAAGCGGAGCGGGGCAACGCAGGCGGGGCGGAAGGCGCGGCTGGTGATGGCGTGCACGCCGATGCTGCCGGGGCCAGCCAGAACGCTTCCGGTCAAGACACCACCGGCCACGACACTTCCCGCCAAGACACAACCGATCAGGAATCCTCCGCTGCCGACGCGCGGGCGGACGGTCCCTCGGCCACCGGCGCTTCCGGTTCGGCCTCGCAGGCGGAATCCGGCCATGCACGGGCTGGCTCCGGCAAGGATTCGGCCACCACGCCGCCCGCAACCCTGTTCGACAGGCCGCTGGTCATCCGGCGCAACGGCGAATACCTGGGCGTATCCGGGCGCGACAAGGCATTCACCCTGCGTGAACTGCTGGCACTGGTGGACCGCCACGCCGCCCGGCGGCATCGCGTCTCCATGGGGTGGACCCGAACCAGCTCTGCCTGGGTGCTGCGCCTGACCACCGACGAACCCGCCAGCGGCAGGCAGGGCGGCAGCCGCACCCACGAACTGACCTTGCAGCCGGTCACCACGCCCAGCGGCAACCACGTCACCCGGCTCTCGCGCCTTGCCATCAACGGCGATACGGTGCCGGACCGCTTTCTGCTGGAATTGTTCCGGAATATCAAGGAAAGCTACGAATTCCGATAG